In the genome of Segnochrobactrum spirostomi, the window GGCCGCTCGTTCGGCATTCCGGGCATCGCGGTCGACGGCATGGACGTGCGCGCCGTGAAGGCCGCCGCCGATCTTGCGGTCACCCATGCCCGCAAGGGCGAGGGGCCCTATATCCTTGAGATGCTGACCTATCGCTATCGCGGACACTCGATGTCCGACCCGGCGAAGTATCGCTCGAAGGAAGAGGTGCAGAAGATGCGCACCGAGCACGATCCGATCGAGCAGGTGCGTCACCGCCTCATCGAGAACAAGTGGGCGAGCGAGGACGATCTCAAGGCGATCGACAAGGAGATCCGCGACATCGTCAACGAAGCCGCCGAGTTTGCGCAGACCAATCCCGAGCCGGATGCGTCCGAGCTCTGGACCGATATCGTACGTTGAGGAGAGGGCGATGCCGATCGATATCCTGATGCCCGCGCTCTCCCCGACCATGGAGGAGGGCAAGCTCTCCAAGTGGTTGAAGAAGGAAGGCGACACGGTGAAGTCCGGCGACGTGATCGCCGAGATCGAGACCGACAAGGCGACCATGGAAGTGGAAGCCGTCGACGAAGGCACCGTCGCCAAGATCCTCGTGCCCGCCGGCACCGAAGGGGTGAAGGTCAACACCCCGATCGCCGTGCTCGCCGGCGAGGGTGAGGACGCCTCCGCGGTTCCGGCCGCGAACGGCAAGGACACCGCGCCGGCCCCGAAGGCCGAAGCGGCTCCGGCCGCCGCGCCTGTCAGTGCGCCGGCGGCCTCCGTGCCCGCCGCGCCGATCGCCCACGCCCCTGTGGCCGATCCGGACGTTCCGGCCGGCACCGAGTTCGTCACCCAGACGGTCCGCGAAGCGCTGCGCGACGCCATGGCCGAGGAGATGCGCCGTGACGGCGACGTCTTCATCCTGGGCGAGGAAGTCGCCGAATATCAGGGCGCCTACAAGATCACCCAGGGCCTCCTGCAGGAGTTCGGCGCCCGTCGCGTCATCGACACGCCGATCACCGAGCACGGCTTCGCCGGCCTCGCCGTCGGCGCCGCCTTCAACGGGCTGAAGCCGATCGTCGAATTCATGACGTTCAACTTCGCCATGCAGGCAATCGACCAGATCATCAACTCCGCCGCCAAGACGCACTACATGTCCGGCGGCCAGGTGACCTGTCCGATCGTGTTCCGCGGACCGAACGGCGCCGCGGCGCGCGTGGCTGCCCAGCACAGCCAGGACTACGCCGCCTGGTATTCGCAGATCCCCGGCCTCACCGTCGTGCAGCCCTATTCGGCCGCCGATGCGAAGGGCCTCCTCAAGGCGGCGATCCGCAGCCCGAACCCGGTCGTCTTCCTCGAGAACGAGATCCTCTACGGTCACTCGTTCGAGGTGCCGAAGCTCGACGATTTCGTCCTGCCGATCGGCAAGGCGCGCGTCGCCCGCTCCGGCAAGGACGTCACCCTCGTCTCCTTCGGCATCGGCATGACCTATGCCCTGAAGGCGGCCGAGGAACTCGCCGGCCTCGGTATCGACGCCGAGGTGATCGACCTGCGCACCATCCGTCCGATGGACACCGCGACGGTCGTCGAGTCGGTGAAGAAGACCGGCCGCGCCGTCACCATCGAGGAAGGCTTCCCGCAATCGGGCGTCGGTGCCGAGATCGCCACGCGCATCATGACCGAGGCGTTCGATTATCTCGACGCTCCGGTGCTGCGCGTCACCGGCAAGGACGTGCCGATGCCCTATGCCGCCAATCTCGAGAAGCTCGCGCTGCCGTCGGTGGCCGAGGTGATCGCGGCGGTCAAGGCCGTCACCTACCGTTGAGCCGGTCGGCTCGCCGGCGGGCCTCATCGTCCGCCGCCCGCGACCCCGCGAGAGGGGCGCGCGGCGGCGGCCAGCCCGGCGAAGCCCGTGCGGTTTTCCGAATGCGAAACTCGGGTCTTCGAGCCTGAGGGGGACCATATGCCGATCGACATTCTCATGCCGGCCCTGTCTCCGACCATGGAGAAGGGCAACCTTGCCAAGTGGCTCGTGAAGAAGGGCGACCAGGTCAAGTCGGGCGACGTCATCGCCGAGATCGAGACCGATAAGGCGACCATGGAAGTGGAAGCCGTCGACGAGGGTATCGTCGGCGACATCCTCGTTCCCGAGGGCACGCCCGACGTCGCCGTGAACGCCCGCATCGCGGTCCTGCTCGGCGAAGGCGAGGACGCGAGCGCGCTCGCCGCCCCGGCGAAGACGGCTCCGGCCGCCGTGCCGTCGGCGGTCGCGACCGCCGAGACGCCCGCGCCGGCCCCGGCCAAGGCCGACGACGCCGGTGCCCAGCCGCGCGCCGGCCTGAACGGTGGCGCGGCCGCGAACGGTCACGGTGAACGCCTGTTCGCCTCGCCGCTCGCCCGCCGCCTCGCCAAGGAACAGGGCCTCGACCTCGGCGCCATCAAGGGCTCCGGCCCCCACGGCCGCATCGTCAAGAGCGACATCGAGGCGGCCGCCGGTGCCGGCACCGCCAAGGCCGCTCCGGCGCCCGCCGCGACCGCCTCGGCCTCGGCTCCGGCCGCCGCGCCGGTGGCGCTGCCGACCGGCCTCTCCGACGAGGCCGTGCTGAAGCTGTTCGAGCCGGGTAGCTACGACGTCGTGCCCCACGACGGCATGCGTAAGGTGATCGCGCGCCGCCTGCTCGAGTCGAAGCTGACGATCCCGCACTTCTACCTGAGCCTCGACGTCGAGCTCGACGCGCTGCTGAAGCTGCGCGCCGATATCAACGACGCGGCCCCGGTGGTCGACGGCAAGCCGGCCTACAAGGTCTCGGTCAACGACTTCGTCATCAAGGCGCTCGCCGCCGCCCTCAAGGCGGTGCCGGATGCCAACGTGACGTGGACCGAAGGCGGGATGCTGAAGCACAAGGTGGTCGATATCGGCGTGGCCGTGTCGCTGCCGGGCGGGCTCATCACCCCGGTGGTGCGCAACGCCGACCGCAAGACGATTTCGGCGATTTCCAACGAGATGAAGGATCTCGCCGCCCGCGCCCGCGCCAAGAAGCTGAAGCCCGAGGAATATCAGGGCGGCTCCACGGCGGTCTCCAACCTCGGCATGTACGGGGTCAAGGACTTTGCGGCGATCGTCAATCCGCCCCATGCGACGATCCTCGCGGTCGGCGCCGGCGAACAGCGCCCGGTCGTCCGCGGCGGCCAGCTCGCTGTCGCGACCGTGATGACGATCACGCTCTCCACCGACCATCGTGCGGTCGACGGCGCCCTCGGCGCCGAGCTCGGCGCGGCCTTCAAGGCGGCGATCGAGAAGCCGCTCGGCCTTCTGGTCTGACGCACCGCCGCATCCTCGCTCAGGGGATGCGGCGGGCCTTTTCGCCCTCCGCGCGGTCGCGGCGGGCGTCATCGCCGGCGAGCGGCGCCGATACGGCGCGCCGCGGCGGCCTGAACCGAATTTTCCCCGCCCGCTCTCCTGGTCGCCGCTGAAGACGGTGGTGGCCGAGCGGGGCCTCCGTCCGGTTGGTGTGGAGGCGTGCCAGGGCTTGGAGATTGAGATGAGCAACGCCTACGACGTCATCGTGATCGGGTCCGGCCCGGGCGGCTATGTGACGGCGATCCGCGCCGCGCAGCTCGGCTTCCGCACCGCGGTGGCCGAGAAGACCCATCTCGGCGGCATCTGCCTCAACTGGGGCTGCATTCCGACCAAGGCGCTGCTGCGCTCGGCCGAGGTGTTCCACTATATCGAGAACGCCAGCGCCTACGGCCTGTCCGCCTCGAACCCGAGCTTCGACATCGCGGCCGTGGTGAAGCGCTCGCGCGGCGTCGCCGGGCAGCTCTCGATGGGCGTCGCCGGCCTTCTGAAGAAGAACAAGGTCGACGTGATCTGGGGCAGCGCCAAGCTGACCGCGCCGGGCAAGATCGCCATCGTGGCCGCCGACAATGCGCCCCGTGGCGCGCTCGGCGGCGGCGATTATGAGGCCAAGCACATCATTGTCGCGACCGGCGCCCGGCCGCGCGCGCTGCCCGGTATCGAGCCGGACAAGAAGCTGATCTGGACCTATTTCGAGGCGATGGTGCCCGACACCTTCCCGAAATCGCTCCTCGTCATGGGCTCGGGTGCGATCGGCATCGAATTCGCCTCGTTCTACCGCACCATGGGCGCCGAGGTGACGGTGGTCGAGGTGCTGCCGCAGATCCTCCCCGTCGAGGACGCCGAGATCGCGGCGCACGTGCGCAAGCGCCTCGAGAAGCAGGGCATCAAGATCTTCACCGACACCAAGGTCAGCGCGGTGAAGAAGGGTGACAACAGCGTCACCGCGACGATCGAAGGCAAGGACGGCGCCAAGCAGGACATCACGGCGGATCGCCTGATCTCGGCGGTCGGCGTCGTCGGCAACATCGAGGGCCTCGGCCTCGAGGCGCTCGGCGTGAAGACCGAGCGCGGTTGCATCGTGACCGACGGCCTCGGCCGCACAAACGTGCCGGGCCTCTATGCGATCGGCGACGTCGCCGGCCCGCCGATGCTCGCCCACAAGGCCGAGCATGAAGGCGTGATCTGCATCGAGGCGATCAAGGGTCTGCACGTCCACCCGCTCGACAAGTCGAAGATCCCGGGCTGCACCTATTGCCAGCCGCAGGTCGCCTCGGTCGGCCTCACCGAGGCCAAGGCCAAGGAACAGGGCCGCGAGATCCGCGTCGGCCGCTTCCCCTTCATCGGCAACGGCAAGGCGATCGCGCTCGGCGAGCCGGAAGGCCTCGTCAAGACGATCTTCGACGCCAAGACCGGCGAGCTGCTGGGCGCCCATCTCGTCGGCGCCGAGGTGACGGAACTGATCCAGGGCTTCGTGATCGCGATGAACCTGGAAACCACCGAGGAAGAGCTGATCCACGCGGTGTTCCCGCACCCGACGCTCTCCGAGACGATGCACGAGAGCGTCCTCAACGCCTACGGCCGCGCGATCCACATCTGACGACGAGGCGGGCGTTTCGGCAGGGTCGGAACGCCCGTTTGCAACTTTACCGGCGAGGATGCGTTTTGGCGTCCCGGCGCCGCCGCTCCCTTCTCCCCCTCGGGGAGAAGGTGGCCCGATAGGGCCGGATGAGGGGATTTCTTTTTAATTACAGAGTTTTATGAAGCGAGCCTCGGCGCCCTCCATCGGGCGTTCAGCGTCGCTCCGTCGCAATTGAGTGCGAAGGAGTACACCAAACGGCCGAGTGTGTGCGGCCCCTGGATGGCCGGCACAAGGCCGGCCATGGCGACGGAGGGGCCGGACGCCCCTCAGGAGACGGGCCTGCTAGAGCAGGCCCCTCACACCGGCCGGAGCAGCACGTGCTTCTTGCGGCCGACGGAGACCTTGATGACGCCTTCGGGCGTCAGGTCGCCGGTGCCGAGCACGGTGCGCTCGTCTTCCATCGCCTTGTCGTTGATGCGGATGCCGCCGCCCTGGACGTGCCGGCGCACTTCGCCGTTCGACTTGGCGAGACCGGCTTTGACCACGGCCGTCAGCAGCCCGAGCCCGGCTTCGAGCTCCGCGGCCGGGATTTCGACCGTCGGCAGGCTCTCGGCGAGGGCGCCCTCCTCGAAGGTGCGACGGGCCGTCTCGGCCGCGGCCTCGGCCGCCTCGCTGCCGTGCAGGAGCCGCGTCGTCTCGGTCGCCAGCACCTTCTTGGCCTCGTTGATCTCGTTGCCGCCGAGCGCCGCGAGCTTGGCGATCTCGCCGAGCGGAAGGGTGGTGAAGAGCTTGAGGAAGCGCTCGACGTCGGCATCCGCCGTGTTGCGCCAGAACTGCCAATAATCGTAGGGCGACAGCAGGTCGGCATTGAGCCACACCGCACCGGCCGCGGTCTTGCCCATCTTGGCGCCCGAGGCGGTGGTGAGGAGCGGCGTGGTCAGGCCGAACAGGTCGGCGTCGATCATGCGCCGGCCGAGATCGATGCCGTTGACGATGTTGCCCCACTGATCCGAGCCGCCCATCTGCAGCACGCAGCCATGGCGCTTGTGCAGTTCCACGAAGTCGTAGGCCTGCAGGATCATGTAGTTGAATTCGAGGAAGGTCAGCGGCTGCTCGCGGTCGAGCCGCAGCTTCACCGAATCGAAGGTGAGCATGCGGTTGACGGTGAAATGCCGCCCCACGTCGCGCAGAAGCGGGATGTAGAGGAGCTCGTCGAGCCAGTCCGCGTTGTTCGCCATCACCGCGCCGGTCGCGCCGCCGTCATAGCGCAGGAAGCGCTCGAACGCCTTGCGGATGCCGACGATGTTCTCGTCGATGACCTCGTTCGAGAGCAGTTTGCGGCTCTCGTCCTTGCCGGAGGGATCGCCGATCTTGGTGGTGCCGCCGCCCATCAGCGTGATCGGCCGGTGCCCGGTCTCCTGGAGCCAGTGCAGCATCATGATCGAGATCATGTGGCCGACGTGCAGGCTCGATCCGGTCGCGTCGAAGCCGATATAGGCCGTGATCGGCCCCGCCTTCGCCTTCGCGTCGAGGCCCTCGAGGTCCGAGCACTGATGGATGTAGCCGCGCTCGGAGAGGACGTTGAGGAAATCGGACTTGAGACTGGTCATCGGCATCGTTCCGTAGGCGGCCGGGCGGTCGCCGAGTGTCGCGGCGCTCTATAGCGGCAAAAGCGGCGGGAGGCCATTGGTGAACGGAACTCGAGATCATCGAGCGTGATCTCGAATGCCGCATTATGCAGTCGAATGCACATTTTCTGATATTGTGGCGTCACTGCGGGATGGGGAATGGCAGTGGACGTGTCGCTGGGCGAACGCTGGGAGTGTTTTATAGAACGTGCGGTGAGCACCGGACGCTATACCTCGGCACGCGAGGTCATTTGCGAGGGGCTTCGGCTGCTCGAACAGCGCGAGACGAAGCTGAAGGCGCTTCGCGAGACGGTGAACGACTCGATCGCCGGCGGTGAGGGGATCGACGACGGCGCGCTCGATGCCTTTCTGGAGGCGCAAGCTGCGGCGATCGTTCGGCGTGGCTAGTCCAATCGGAGTACTGACCGTGACCCAAGCCGTGAACCGTCTCGTGCGCGCCGTCGGGCTGATGAGCGGCACGTCTATGGATGCCGTGGACGTCGCCCTGATCGAAACGGACGGCGAGGGGATCGTCCGCCGCCTCGCCGCCGGCGAGCGGCCCTACCGGGACGACGAGCGCGCGGCGATTCGCGCCGCGCTCCCCGTGGCGGCCGGCCTCGCGGATCGGGCCGCCCGTCCCGACGCGCTCGCCCGGGCGGAGCGGATCGTCACCGAGGTCCACGCCGAGGCGGTCGAGACCTTCCTCGCCGACCACGCCATCGATCCCGCCACCATCGACGTCGTCGGCTTCCATGGCCAGACCGTCTTCCATGCGCCGGAGCGTGCGCTGACGATCCAGATCGGCGACGGCCCGGCGCTCGCCGCGCGGCTCGGCATCGATGTCGTCTACGATCTGCGGGCGGCGGACATGCTGGCGGGCGGGCAGGGCGCGCCGCTGGTGCCGGCCTATCACCGGGCGCTGGCGGAGGCGGCGGGCCTCGATCTTCCCGTCGTGCTCCTCAATCTCGGCGGCGTCGGCAACATCACGTTCGTCGGTGCCGACGGCACCCTGATCGCCTTCGATACGGGGCCGGCGAACGCCCTCGTCGACGATCTGCTGCTCGAACGGCTCGGACGGCCGATGGACGAAGGCGGCCGCATCGCCGCCGCCGGCCACGTGGATTCAGCCGCGCTCGCGGCGCTGCTCGACCATCCCTATTTCGCAGCGCCGCTGCCGAAGTCGCTCGACCGCAACGCCTTCTCCCGCGCGCCGGTCGCCGCCTTGTCGACGGAAGATGCCGCGGCGACGCTCGTCGCCTTCACCGCCGAGACGGTCGCCGCCGGCCTCCGCCTCGTTCCGCAGGCCCCGAATCGCATCGTCGTGTGCGGCGGCGGGGCGAGGAACCCGACTTTGCTCGCCGCCGTCGCCGCCGCGACCGGCGTCGCCACGACCACCGCCGACGCGCTCGGCTGGTCCTCGGCGGCGATGGAGGCGGAGGCGTTCGGCTACCTCGCCGTCCGCTCGCTGAAGGGCCTGCCGCTCACGTTCCCCGGCACCACCGGCGTCGCCGCGCCGACGCTGGGTGGCGTCCTCGTGCGGACGCCCCGCCGCGCGGCAGCCTGACCGGGGCTCGGAAACGAAAAAGGCGCCCGCGGGGGGCGCCTTTTGCAGA includes:
- a CDS encoding pyruvate dehydrogenase complex E1 component subunit beta produces the protein MPIDILMPALSPTMEEGKLSKWLKKEGDTVKSGDVIAEIETDKATMEVEAVDEGTVAKILVPAGTEGVKVNTPIAVLAGEGEDASAVPAANGKDTAPAPKAEAAPAAAPVSAPAASVPAAPIAHAPVADPDVPAGTEFVTQTVREALRDAMAEEMRRDGDVFILGEEVAEYQGAYKITQGLLQEFGARRVIDTPITEHGFAGLAVGAAFNGLKPIVEFMTFNFAMQAIDQIINSAAKTHYMSGGQVTCPIVFRGPNGAAARVAAQHSQDYAAWYSQIPGLTVVQPYSAADAKGLLKAAIRSPNPVVFLENEILYGHSFEVPKLDDFVLPIGKARVARSGKDVTLVSFGIGMTYALKAAEELAGLGIDAEVIDLRTIRPMDTATVVESVKKTGRAVTIEEGFPQSGVGAEIATRIMTEAFDYLDAPVLRVTGKDVPMPYAANLEKLALPSVAEVIAAVKAVTYR
- a CDS encoding type II toxin-antitoxin system ParD family antitoxin; this encodes MAVDVSLGERWECFIERAVSTGRYTSAREVICEGLRLLEQRETKLKALRETVNDSIAGGEGIDDGALDAFLEAQAAAIVRRG
- a CDS encoding pyruvate dehydrogenase complex dihydrolipoamide acetyltransferase — encoded protein: MPIDILMPALSPTMEKGNLAKWLVKKGDQVKSGDVIAEIETDKATMEVEAVDEGIVGDILVPEGTPDVAVNARIAVLLGEGEDASALAAPAKTAPAAVPSAVATAETPAPAPAKADDAGAQPRAGLNGGAAANGHGERLFASPLARRLAKEQGLDLGAIKGSGPHGRIVKSDIEAAAGAGTAKAAPAPAATASASAPAAAPVALPTGLSDEAVLKLFEPGSYDVVPHDGMRKVIARRLLESKLTIPHFYLSLDVELDALLKLRADINDAAPVVDGKPAYKVSVNDFVIKALAAALKAVPDANVTWTEGGMLKHKVVDIGVAVSLPGGLITPVVRNADRKTISAISNEMKDLAARARAKKLKPEEYQGGSTAVSNLGMYGVKDFAAIVNPPHATILAVGAGEQRPVVRGGQLAVATVMTITLSTDHRAVDGALGAELGAAFKAAIEKPLGLLV
- the lpdA gene encoding dihydrolipoyl dehydrogenase is translated as MSNAYDVIVIGSGPGGYVTAIRAAQLGFRTAVAEKTHLGGICLNWGCIPTKALLRSAEVFHYIENASAYGLSASNPSFDIAAVVKRSRGVAGQLSMGVAGLLKKNKVDVIWGSAKLTAPGKIAIVAADNAPRGALGGGDYEAKHIIVATGARPRALPGIEPDKKLIWTYFEAMVPDTFPKSLLVMGSGAIGIEFASFYRTMGAEVTVVEVLPQILPVEDAEIAAHVRKRLEKQGIKIFTDTKVSAVKKGDNSVTATIEGKDGAKQDITADRLISAVGVVGNIEGLGLEALGVKTERGCIVTDGLGRTNVPGLYAIGDVAGPPMLAHKAEHEGVICIEAIKGLHVHPLDKSKIPGCTYCQPQVASVGLTEAKAKEQGREIRVGRFPFIGNGKAIALGEPEGLVKTIFDAKTGELLGAHLVGAEVTELIQGFVIAMNLETTEEELIHAVFPHPTLSETMHESVLNAYGRAIHI
- a CDS encoding anhydro-N-acetylmuramic acid kinase; the encoded protein is MTQAVNRLVRAVGLMSGTSMDAVDVALIETDGEGIVRRLAAGERPYRDDERAAIRAALPVAAGLADRAARPDALARAERIVTEVHAEAVETFLADHAIDPATIDVVGFHGQTVFHAPERALTIQIGDGPALAARLGIDVVYDLRAADMLAGGQGAPLVPAYHRALAEAAGLDLPVVLLNLGGVGNITFVGADGTLIAFDTGPANALVDDLLLERLGRPMDEGGRIAAAGHVDSAALAALLDHPYFAAPLPKSLDRNAFSRAPVAALSTEDAAATLVAFTAETVAAGLRLVPQAPNRIVVCGGGARNPTLLAAVAAATGVATTTADALGWSSAAMEAEAFGYLAVRSLKGLPLTFPGTTGVAAPTLGGVLVRTPRRAAA
- the tyrS gene encoding tyrosine--tRNA ligase, with product MTSLKSDFLNVLSERGYIHQCSDLEGLDAKAKAGPITAYIGFDATGSSLHVGHMISIMMLHWLQETGHRPITLMGGGTTKIGDPSGKDESRKLLSNEVIDENIVGIRKAFERFLRYDGGATGAVMANNADWLDELLYIPLLRDVGRHFTVNRMLTFDSVKLRLDREQPLTFLEFNYMILQAYDFVELHKRHGCVLQMGGSDQWGNIVNGIDLGRRMIDADLFGLTTPLLTTASGAKMGKTAAGAVWLNADLLSPYDYWQFWRNTADADVERFLKLFTTLPLGEIAKLAALGGNEINEAKKVLATETTRLLHGSEAAEAAAETARRTFEEGALAESLPTVEIPAAELEAGLGLLTAVVKAGLAKSNGEVRRHVQGGGIRINDKAMEDERTVLGTGDLTPEGVIKVSVGRKKHVLLRPV